In Sander vitreus isolate 19-12246 chromosome 4, sanVit1, whole genome shotgun sequence, the genomic stretch CCTAACTTCTTGCTGTATGTGCTGTCCTGAGTGTAAACAATCAACTCCATCTTAAACTGAGTCCTCAGCATGGACTCTGCTGCAGACTCCCTCTCCTTTCTGATTGCTTCAATCTTCATCTAAAGGACACAAACTGTTGTCAGTAAATATTCAACAATATTCAGTCATATGTACACAGTAGCAATGGGCAATGAAAATGATACCTGAGCTGTTTTGATGAGGTAAGGAAGTCCAACAAGGCTGCTCTGTGCCAACTCAAACAACTCTTTCTTCACAATTTctaaaagagaaaatacaaaTTAGACAATACAAGATCTAATAATAACTCAAATGTCTTGCATATTTAGATGGCCTGCAATCATTGTAGCATCATGATAATACATGCCTGCCACCTCCTTGAGTTTCAGGACAGCAGGCCCTTCCAGCTGTTTAATCTGCTCCTTGACCATGCCCTCAAAGGTCTTGTAGTTGATGAAACCCGGCAGCTCTCTTCCACGGTACTTTCGTTCATACTGAATCACCTCTCTCTCAATATTCCAGTTGACTACAATAGggatgaatttgtgtgtgtgtgtgtgtgtgtgtgtgtgtgtatgtatgtgtgtgtgtgtgtgtggtggtggggTAGGGGGGGAGAATTCGACATAAAGAAGGTCGACACTTGGTTAGTACAACAGTCAATGCAGCAGTCTACAGCAAAACATATTGACAATATTGTACTATCTTACTCAGTAGTTTACATTACAGTGTTCAAGTGATGTAATGACCAAGTTGTTAATGCACCTACATGTTGTTCCAGAGCGCTCTATGACATCTTTCCATACCGCAAACTCTTTTCTGAGTATGGCAAAGATATTAGGCCTGCCTCCAAATTTGAGTTCCTCTCCTGCGGCGAGGCTGATAGCATCATATGTAAATGCTGTCACTCTCTAAAATATAACAGGTTCAGATAAAAAGAAGAGggcaaattagtttttttaagaaGCTCAAAATCGAGGAGGTGCTCTGATTTGTGTCAGCTCGTAAACTCACATCAATGAGGAAACCGAGTCTCTCAGTTGCGTCAGGTGGGGGTCCGTTGCCATATTTTTCGAGCTCTGCCTGAGTCTTTGTTAGTTTCTTTTCTATCTGCTCTTCCAGTTGAGGCAGCGATCTCTGCAAATCACAGATGGGTCAAACCTTTAACAACTGAAGTGGGCAAAGTCATCTGTGGTGGACAATAGTGGGAAGCACTAAGAAGTATTTACCTGGATATGATGCACCAGTTCAAGGGTGAGCTTTTCTGCCAGTTTAGGAACAGTGGCACGGCCTTCATCGTAGAGGATCCTACAGCACAAATAAACGTTACAGACTACATGCTGCACAACTGCTAAAACTGCAAATCATTGTTTGTATAAAATTAACATAAAAACTTACTGGAATTGCACATGGTTTTTAAAGAaggctttctctctttctattgCTTCAGTCAGGGACAGCTCGTCTGTGATATCCTTCTGACCCCTGCACCGGACGATCATGTAGCCCTTCTTCAGGTGGATGACCTCATTATGGACAGTTTTAACCACTGTCTCTTCTGTGCCTTTGTCCACCAGGTCAGGCTTGGTCAAGATACCTGAAAAGAGAGAGTCCACTTCGAACTACAGAAGTACATTCAAGTTTTGCGTTACTAAAAAGCCAGGTGACTTTTCTTAAAAATCAGCTCTATTTACCCAGAGTCCTCTCCCCATCAGGATCCACCTCCTGTGCCATCTTCAAAGCCTCTGTGGTTGCTATGTCCACGTTGCATGGAACAACCACCAAGCTGATGGTTTCTTGTCTTTTGATGAACTTCTGGATCAGTCTCTTTATCTGAAAGTATTCATTCATATAACATGACGTATAATTATAAACTTACAATCTGTACAACTATCAAAGTAACTATGGTGTTTGGGACTGTTACAATCAAATAATGAACAAATACATTATAACAAGACTAAAACTCACTACTGTCTAGCGAGGCTAAAATAAGCATGACACGCAAAATTGTTGGATGGatgaaaaatggaaagaaacaACCTAGGTGTATTAggcctgtcaagctttggatttGTCCACGTGTTGAAGTAGTGTGCATGGAGCTGTAATAAGAGCAATATAGCGTATAATAAGGGTGGGTTGTATTGTCTTTAGACTTTCCGAATACCAAAAATGCAATATTAAaagtgtaagaaattaataaaactgtttttctctgctctgacataaggctgcattcacaccaaaTCAGGAGTTGTGGCAAAAATGCCAGTCCTCACATTCATTTGGATGTGGGTACGGAGTTTAGGCTGCGGCTTTGGGGAATGCAGAGGAAACCGGAAAAATACACAGCAGCCCTGTGGCGAAAAGTTGAAACAAAATCAACTTTTGGGGAGACGCAACCCCACATCAAGCTACGGTGTCATGTAACCTACAGTcaatcacacaaaacacaatgctctggggaaacaaatatatacactaaTGTGCCATTTAAGCAACATCTGAGTAATTAGCTTACTACCTACAGTAGTGACCTAACCCAGCATATCTTCCAAGGGCAACTTTGTAGAGTTACAggttacatttacaaaaaaagaagaagcccTGTTTATGACCAGCACATCCACTGTGTAGTATTTTTCCACAGAGTGAAAGCAAAGCCGGTCTTAGATGCtactttatcagttatcagtcATCTGTTAAAACACACTGTTGGAAAATACAAACAAGTATGTAAACTAATCAGTCAAACAGGATTATGCTAGAATGAAATAGAAGTACTGTATAACCTTGCATTTTTCTTGCTTCTTTATTTCCATGTTTTCAAAGTGGGTCATTAACTGATGAGGATGATGACTTTTTATTTGAATGAGAATCATCccattttttaagatttcttcagtatcaaagtaatccagttTTAGTTTTCTGTAGATGCATGGGAACAGTGCAAACAGAAACTACTGATAGTAATAGATAATTCAGCATTAGATAACTTTTACAGTGTAAGACTTTGAAAACCCCTGTTTTAGCCTAACTGCATTACTCAAGGAAAGGTCAGGGCCTAAATCTGTATGACTGGGATTCGTCATTTAAGTTGCATTGATATCCACAGCAAATTTCAAGGGGGTAAGTAAGTCTTCTGTTCCTGGGGCATAAACTGACATGTTGAACAAGCGGCCATGTAATCTGTTTATGACACTAGAGCACTGAAGGGGTCACCAAAGTCCTTATGATTCATCCTTTGAGGACGATGACTGTTTGTACCAGATTTCATCGCAATGCGTCCAATACTCAAGATATTTTACTCGGGCATACCTGGTCTCCAATGTTCTCTGGTTGTCCCTTTACAGCCACCCTGGTGATGCCGGGCAGGTCAATGAGCGTCAGGTCTGGAACATCAGGAGAGCAGATCTCCAGACTGATGAGGTCATCACTGATCCCCGCCCCGACCCCGGCCATTTCATCCTGAGCTGGAGAGAGAAGACATTATGTAATATAATTACAGAGGATGGTAGTGCTGATCACTGAAAAGC encodes the following:
- the LOC144516563 gene encoding interferon-induced GTP-binding protein Mx-like isoform X1, with amino-acid sequence MSKAVNSKRNKSDSGKPRLCEKRKPGKRKETRVSMNTLNQQYEEKVRPCIDLIDSLRSLGVEKDLALPAIAVIGDQSSGKSSVLEALSGVALPRGSGIVTRCPLELKMKRKKEGEEWYGKISYKDCEEEIEDPADVEKKIREAQDEMAGVGAGISDDLISLEICSPDVPDLTLIDLPGITRVAVKGQPENIGDQIKRLIQKFIKRQETISLVVVPCNVDIATTEALKMAQEVDPDGERTLGILTKPDLVDKGTEETVVKTVHNEVIHLKKGYMIVRCRGQKDITDELSLTEAIEREKAFFKNHVQFQILYDEGRATVPKLAEKLTLELVHHIQRSLPQLEEQIEKKLTKTQAELEKYGNGPPPDATERLGFLIDRVTAFTYDAISLAAGEELKFGGRPNIFAILRKEFAVWKDVIERSGTTFNWNIEREVIQYERKYRGRELPGFINYKTFEGMVKEQIKQLEGPAVLKLKEVAEIVKKELFELAQSSLVGLPYLIKTAQMKIEAIRKERESAAESMLRTQFKMELIVYTQDSTYSKKLGKRKREDEQPCVTVFNGVTVKSSTSSTDSGATLKEMIKHLKSYYQPFLLSKPQIAGQRLADQIPLVIRYQMLQESAVQLQREMLQMLQDKEKTETLIQEDSGIKAKRIHLQNRLKRLSKARMLLTDFSINIYNFNTTYCSP
- the LOC144516563 gene encoding interferon-induced GTP-binding protein Mx-like isoform X2 encodes the protein MSKAVNSKRNKSDSGKPRLCEKRKPGKRKETRVSMNTLNQQYEEKVRPCIDLIDSLRSLGVEKDLALPAIAVIGDQSSGKSSVLEALSGVALPRGSGIVTRCPLELKMKRKKEGEEWYGKISYKDCEEEIEDPADVEKKIREAQDEMAGVGAGISDDLISLEICSPDVPDLTLIDLPGITRVAVKGQPENIGDQIKRLIQKFIKRQETISLVVVPCNVDIATTEALKMAQEVDPDGERTLGILTKPDLVDKGTEETVVKTVHNEVIHLKKGYMIVRCRGQKDITDELSLTEAIEREKAFFKNHVQFQILYDEGRATVPKLAEKLTLELVHHIQRSLPQLEEQIEKKLTKTQAELEKYGNGPPPDATERLGFLIDRVTAFTYDAISLAAGEELKFGGRPNIFAILRKEFAVWKDVIERSGTTFNWNIEREVIQYERKYRGRELPGFINYKTFEGMVKEQIKQLEGPAVLKLKEVAEIVKKELFELAQSSLVGLPYLIKTAQMKIEAIRKERESAAESMLRTQFKMELIVYTQDSTYSKKLGKRKREDEQPCVTVFNGVTVKSSTSSTDSGATLKEMIKHLKSYYQIAGQRLADQIPLVIRYQMLQESAVQLQREMLQMLQDKEKTETLIQEDSGIKAKRIHLQNRLKRLSKARMLLTDFSINIYNFNTTYCSP